Below is a window of Neospora caninum Liverpool complete genome, chromosome Ib DNA.
GAAGTCTTTTCGTCGTACCCCGTGACACAGCAAGGACAATCTGCTTGATGGCGGGCAAAGACCAACATGGCATTGACTTTGTGAAACGTTTTTGCTTGTTACGGATACCAATGCATAACTGAGTTTATGGTTACTATTTTCTGTTCGCCATGTGGCGCGCAGAAGTTGTTTTCGCAGACAACACTGGCAAAAACGATTACCACCTAGCCTAAACGTCTCAtagaaacagaagaaatgAAAGCCTGATTACTACAATTTGTCCGAGTTTCAGCACAAGTAGTCAGCCAACCGGACAAGTCAAAGCAAGTTCTCAATCCAGTCAGAGTGATCGTAAGAGCCGGGTCAACACCCGCTCTTCGACTATGGCAAGGAAGTTTAGAGTATGAGTTGACTAGCAGTAACTCATCACCACACGCCCGATGTATTGCAAGACACCCTTTGAGGCCCTCTCACGCACATGGGGAGACTCTCTCTGCTGAGCTGATAATGCAGTGTTTGCTGTATTCTTCGAGCAGGCGGCTGAGGCATGCTCTTGCTGACTTGCATTTTCCAAACGTTGGACCTGCGTCGAATCGCGTGACCTTAATCCAAACACATTTCAATATTTAATAAGGTGCGCTTGTACTGAGCTGCCAAGCGCATGCCCGTGCTAGATCTAACTGTCGCTTCATCTCCTGAATTTTATTTCCACAGACACATTCCTCTTGCAAAGACATACACGGCATCTCCGTGTAGCGCTAGGCAGATCGTTCTGCACACACGTCAACTTGGACAATTTATATCCGCAAGTGACTGCTCACGTATACAGGGTATAGTTTGTTCGGTGCTTTACGTATACGTATGCACACATTTGTGTGCAAAAACGCGCACGACAAGCGAATCTTTTGGTGGCGCGCGTAGATGTTTTGGCCATGGGCGACTGGGAGACACACCCCGTTCCGTCACAGGCGTATCAAGtttgctgtttcttctgcgttACCCAGATCGTCTCGCCTTTTAAATCTTACCACTCCGCTCGCCAAACGTAACATTGTTGGCGGGGTTGGCGGTCTTGCTGTTACAGTGGGATTTGTCTGCTGGTATGTGGGGTCTCCCCTCTCATCCGGGAAAGAAtcggtttcctcctctctacCATTGGCTTGGGTTTTGTGGTCGCCGAAGCAGACTTTCGCTCTCTATACACTGTTCATTCTCACGGACATCCGGCTACAGTTGAATTAAGGAAATACGCACTGCTTATGACTTTTCCCTTTCAATTCGAACCACACTTCAACAGATTTTGAAATAATGCATAGCGACTAACAAGCGGTAGTGCTCATTGCACCGCCTCGCGTGAATGATTTTCTAGGTTGCCTggctgcgcatgcgttgcgattctctcgctgccggcTGTCTCTCAAGTTCCGTCGCGTACATCTATTTTCGCCACTATAAAAACATCTTCGAAGTTCCAAGCGTCACTAAAACTATTTTCCCCGTCcatctccttttttcctgccCTACTTGCGTCTCAGCGGCACACCAGGCAGCCGTCTCGCTGCTACACGTGTTCGGACATTTGATCCGTGCCGTTCGTTCATTCGCTTTTGTTGTCTCCCTGTTTTTTATCCATTCTGCTACGTTCTTCGACTTGAGGTGCGTGgacgctttctttcctcgctcgtcttGCGCCTATTTTGCCGATTTTTTGCGGTCCACTTCTGCGCAAAGGTCACTATCGCGCGCGGCGGGACCTGGTCCGTGTCTGCGTGTTCTCGCGCTTGTTTTCTGTTGTGTTTTTACTGTATTTTTCCCTGGGTTCACGTCTCAGACTAACCATGACGACGCCCAGCACATCAGCGTCGTCGCCTACGCCGGCGGCGGGTGCCTCGAGCAGCCAGTCGGACTCCCCGTCAGAAAAACCGGCCTCTTCATCCCCAAATTCCGCCAACACGCCAtccacttcttcttcctccacttcaAGCGTGACTCCGGCTCCGAGTCTTTCGGCGACATCGACGAtcgcgaggaagcgcctgGCTCAAGAACGCGCAGCCTGGCGACGGGACCATCCGCCCGGGTTCTCAGCAAAATACGCGCCGATGGCAGATGGACAAGGCGGCCAAGATATCATGAAATGGCAGTGCAAAATCCCAGGAAAGAAGgtgagaaggagagcgaacTAAACACGAGAAGAACCATTTTcgtgcctgtgtctctccgtacAACCACAAGGTATCTGGATGTGTGCACAGGGCCGTCCATACCTGTTCGTCCCCATGAATGTGCACCCGTGAATAGAAATACATATGCAGTTGTGCACACTGTACCATACGGCGTATACACACCGTGTGCGAGGCAAGTAAGTCTGTAGGTGAGTTCACAGCGTGTTGAGGACTCTGCTACATTCACGTAGGCACCCGATATGTCAGACAGCGAGTAAGAGAGGCGGACGTTTTCACAGAGGCGTGGAtccccgtctctcgtctgGTTTCGAAGAAAATAcactgtttttttctcttctcggtcttcaGTGTGATGTGAAGCAGCCATTGTACCCTGTATGGACATGGCAACGTGGAAGTCGGCCGTTTTGGCTGATGCACCGATTCCattccctcgttctcgcccccGTTCATCTTCCTGTTGCGTCCTCTCGTCGCTGCGTCTCGActttctgcgcgtctccatGACAGTTCATGTCTGTGTGCCGTGTCGCTTCCAGGGGAGCATCTGGGAAGGGGGAGAGTACCGACTGACCATGGACTTCAGCGAGGAGTATCCGAGCAAACCGCCAAAGTGCAAGTTCAGTCCCGTGCTCTTCCACCCGAACGTGTATCCATCGGGCACTGTTTGTCTTTCTATTCTAAGTGAAGATGAAGACTGGAAGCCGTCCATCACAATCAAGCAAATTTTGCTTGGAATTCAGGTAGGCAACGCCagacactggagacagcAGTCGCGACGCACTTTGTCCTCTGGCCGTTGAAGCGAGCGAATCAGGTAGAAGTGCGACTCGCCCAGGTGCCGTTTCAAGAGTGTTGTATCAGGAAGGTAGGGGACGAGTTTTTTCTGCTTGGCGAGTACCCCTCCAAGCTGAGCTTTTCGGGTCTTGTGTTGTACGTCTACCTTCTGCTTTGGCCCCACCGTTTCATGGCGGCGCACACG
It encodes the following:
- a CDS encoding ubiquitin carrier protein, related, coding for MTTPSTSASSPTPAAGASSSQSDSPSEKPASSSPNSANTPSTSSSSTSSVTPAPSLSATSTIARKRLAQERAAWRRDHPPGFSAKYAPMADGQGGQDIMKWQCKIPGKKGSIWEGGEYRLTMDFSEEYPSKPPKCKFSPVLFHPNVYPSGTVCLSILSEDEDWKPSITIKQILLGIQDLLDNPNPNSPAQAEPYMLFCQNREEYIRRVKQQALSMRPRD